A window of Streptomyces marispadix contains these coding sequences:
- a CDS encoding APC family permease: protein MGSGPLARQLGTADAVVIGLGSMIGAGVFAVFGPAARAAGTGLLIGLLIAAVIAYCNAVASAQLAAAYPTSGGTYVYGRERLGHWWGFTAGWGFVVGKTASCAAMALTFASYAVPGPEWKQRAAAVACVLGLAALNYRGVTKTALLTRVLVATSLTALVVVVVSIGVGGHASSANLDGWSAMGTGGAYGILQAAGLLFFAFAGYARIATMGEEVRDPQRTIPRAIPLALFITVAVYLVVAVTALLAAGPHRLATAVAPLTAAVQAAGADTVAPVVRIGGALAALGALLALLAGIGRTSLAMARQRDLPGWLAGVHVRFRVPHRAEIALAFVVSALVATVDLRGVIGFSSFGVLIYYAVANASAFTQSPGQRRWPRWLNMLGLGGCLILVSTLPWQSVVVGVAMFAVGLTGRWAVLRRRTPPPHPPASR, encoded by the coding sequence GTGGGCTCAGGGCCCTTGGCACGGCAGTTGGGGACCGCAGACGCGGTGGTCATCGGGCTGGGCTCGATGATCGGAGCCGGTGTGTTCGCGGTGTTCGGTCCGGCGGCCCGCGCGGCCGGGACCGGCCTGCTGATCGGGCTGCTGATCGCGGCGGTGATCGCCTACTGCAACGCGGTGGCCTCCGCCCAGCTTGCGGCGGCGTACCCGACCTCCGGCGGCACGTACGTCTACGGGCGGGAGCGCCTCGGGCACTGGTGGGGATTCACGGCAGGCTGGGGCTTCGTGGTGGGCAAGACCGCCTCGTGTGCGGCGATGGCGCTCACCTTCGCGTCCTACGCGGTGCCCGGTCCGGAGTGGAAGCAACGCGCGGCGGCGGTCGCGTGCGTGCTGGGCCTGGCCGCGCTCAACTACCGCGGCGTGACCAAGACCGCGCTGCTGACCCGGGTGTTGGTCGCCACGAGTCTGACAGCCCTGGTCGTCGTGGTGGTGAGCATCGGCGTTGGCGGGCACGCGAGTTCGGCGAATCTCGACGGCTGGTCAGCGATGGGCACCGGCGGTGCCTACGGCATCCTTCAGGCCGCGGGCCTGCTGTTCTTCGCCTTCGCCGGGTACGCCCGCATCGCCACCATGGGCGAGGAGGTCCGCGACCCCCAGCGCACCATCCCCCGAGCCATCCCCCTGGCTCTGTTCATCACCGTCGCCGTCTACCTGGTCGTAGCGGTCACGGCTCTGCTGGCCGCAGGCCCCCATCGGCTCGCCACAGCCGTGGCACCGCTGACCGCGGCCGTGCAAGCCGCAGGCGCCGATACCGTCGCTCCCGTCGTCCGCATCGGTGGAGCGCTCGCCGCGCTCGGCGCTCTGCTCGCCCTGCTCGCGGGCATCGGCCGCACCAGCCTGGCCATGGCCCGGCAACGCGACCTGCCCGGCTGGCTGGCCGGAGTCCACGTTCGTTTCCGCGTACCGCACCGCGCCGAGATCGCGCTCGCGTTCGTGGTGAGCGCGCTGGTCGCCACCGTCGACCTGCGCGGGGTGATCGGCTTCTCGTCCTTCGGCGTGCTGATCTACTACGCCGTCGCCAACGCCTCCGCGTTCACGCAATCCCCGGGCCAACGGCGCTGGCCACGCTGGCTCAACATGCTCGGCCTCGGCGGCTGCCTGATCCTGGTGAGCACCCTGCCGTGGCAGTCCGTGGTGGTCGGTGTCGCCATGTTCGCCGTCGGCCTCACCGGGCGCTGGGCCGTCCTGCGCCGCCGCACACCGCCACCGCATCCGCCGGCCAGCCGGTGA
- a CDS encoding GntR family transcriptional regulator → MSVVDALVGELRELVFRGDLAAGTRVSEAALAERFQVARPSVRAALQALVQSGLLYREPNRSVYVPRLGPEDVRDLFAVRTLLEVDAVHTLARRGIRPAPAMRALRQLEALTDDDGWHEVVAHDLALHRALVDGVGSPRMSRVYAGITDEIRLCITQLRFSYQSPRQIAEEHRELVEEVCSGDADRAVAACRGHLEASERILLTGHA, encoded by the coding sequence GTGTCGGTCGTGGACGCGCTGGTGGGTGAGCTGCGGGAGCTGGTCTTCCGCGGTGACCTGGCAGCGGGTACGCGGGTGTCGGAAGCGGCGCTTGCCGAGAGGTTCCAGGTCGCGCGGCCGAGCGTGCGGGCGGCGTTGCAGGCGCTGGTCCAGAGCGGGCTGCTCTACCGGGAGCCCAACCGCAGTGTGTATGTGCCGCGACTCGGTCCCGAGGACGTACGGGACCTGTTCGCGGTGCGGACGCTGCTGGAGGTCGACGCGGTGCACACCCTCGCCCGCCGTGGGATTCGCCCGGCGCCGGCCATGCGGGCGCTGCGGCAGCTCGAAGCGCTGACCGACGACGACGGGTGGCATGAGGTCGTCGCACACGACCTGGCCCTGCATCGGGCACTCGTGGACGGCGTCGGGAGTCCGCGGATGAGCCGCGTCTACGCCGGCATCACCGATGAGATCCGCCTGTGCATCACGCAGCTTCGGTTCTCGTACCAGTCGCCGCGTCAGATCGCCGAAGAACACCGGGAACTCGTCGAAGAAGTCTGTTCCGGGGATGCCGACCGGGCGGTCGCCGCCTGCCGCGGCCACCTGGAGGCGTCCGAACGAATCCTGCTGACCGGCCATGCCTGA
- a CDS encoding VOC family protein: MPAPEQYASVRYLVDDVQRAVDFYTAHLGFTLNTSAAPAFADVVRGPMRLLLSGPTSSGARATPEDAAMAGRNRIHLTVDDLDAEIDRLRSAGLSFQSEMVAGPGGRQVLIADPAGNLVELFQPAHRPGTPAQAAP; this comes from the coding sequence GTGCCCGCACCCGAGCAGTACGCAAGTGTCCGCTACCTCGTCGACGACGTTCAGCGGGCGGTCGACTTCTACACCGCCCATCTCGGATTCACCCTCAACACCAGCGCCGCGCCCGCCTTCGCCGACGTCGTACGCGGCCCGATGCGGCTGCTGCTGTCCGGGCCGACCAGCTCGGGCGCCCGCGCCACCCCCGAGGACGCCGCCATGGCCGGACGCAACCGCATCCATCTGACCGTCGACGACCTGGATGCCGAGATCGACCGGCTGCGCAGCGCAGGACTGTCTTTTCAGAGCGAGATGGTCGCCGGTCCGGGCGGACGCCAGGTCCTCATCGCCGACCCCGCCGGGAACCTCGTCGAACTGTTCCAGCCCGCCCACCGGCCCGGTACGCCCGCACAGGCCGCACCCTGA
- a CDS encoding long-chain fatty acid--CoA ligase — protein sequence MQSTMQDVPLLVSRILRHGSTVHADSRITTWTGEGQPRRQSFGETGERAARLANALRDELGVRRDDRIGTLMWNNAEHVEAYFAVPSMGAILHTLNLRLPTDQLVWIVNHAADRVILVNGSLLPLLAPLLPSLETVEHIVVVGEGDTSLLDGCRQTVHDYEQLLEGRPTAYDWPELDERDAAAMCYTSGTTGDPKGVVFSHRSMYLHSMQVNMTQSMGLTDADTALPVVPMFHVNAWGLPHATFMTGVNLLMPDRFLHPGPLAEMIDAERPTYAAAVPTIWQGLLTELAEKPRDISCLRLVTIGGSACPPAMMRAFEEDHGVRVCHAWGMTETSPLGSFAHPPAGLSAEDEWPYRISQGRFPASVEARLAAPDGTFAPWDGRSAGELEVRGPWIAKAYYGGSDSEPLCPEDKFSPDGWLRTGDVGVITPDGYLTLTDRAKDVIKSGGEWISSVELENALMAHEAVAEAAVVAVPDEKWGERPLATVVLKEGAEDVGYEELRAFLAERIARWQLPERWAVVPSVPKTSVGKFDKKVLRGQYAAGELDVTKL from the coding sequence ATGCAGAGCACCATGCAGGACGTACCCCTGCTCGTTTCGCGCATCCTCCGTCATGGCTCGACCGTTCATGCGGACTCGCGGATCACCACGTGGACGGGGGAGGGCCAGCCGAGGAGGCAGAGCTTCGGGGAGACGGGCGAGCGCGCCGCCCGGCTCGCCAACGCGCTCCGCGACGAGCTGGGCGTGCGGCGCGACGACCGCATCGGCACCCTGATGTGGAACAACGCGGAGCACGTCGAGGCGTACTTCGCCGTCCCGTCGATGGGCGCGATCCTGCACACCCTCAATCTGCGGCTTCCCACCGACCAGTTGGTGTGGATCGTCAACCACGCCGCGGACCGGGTGATCCTCGTCAACGGTTCGCTGCTGCCGCTGCTAGCTCCGCTGCTGCCGTCCCTGGAAACGGTCGAGCACATCGTGGTCGTAGGCGAAGGCGACACCTCTCTTCTGGACGGCTGCCGCCAGACCGTGCACGACTACGAGCAGTTGCTCGAAGGCCGCCCCACCGCCTACGACTGGCCCGAGCTGGACGAGCGCGACGCCGCGGCCATGTGCTACACGTCCGGCACCACCGGCGACCCCAAGGGCGTGGTCTTCTCCCACCGCTCCATGTACCTGCACAGCATGCAGGTCAACATGACGCAGTCGATGGGCCTCACCGACGCGGACACGGCGCTGCCCGTGGTGCCGATGTTCCACGTCAACGCCTGGGGCCTGCCCCACGCCACCTTCATGACCGGCGTCAACCTCCTGATGCCCGACCGGTTCCTGCACCCCGGGCCCCTCGCCGAGATGATCGACGCCGAGCGCCCGACGTACGCGGCGGCCGTCCCCACCATCTGGCAGGGCCTGCTGACCGAACTCGCCGAGAAACCGCGGGACATATCGTGCCTGCGCCTGGTCACCATCGGCGGCTCCGCCTGCCCGCCCGCGATGATGCGGGCCTTCGAGGAGGACCACGGCGTACGCGTCTGCCACGCCTGGGGCATGACGGAGACCTCGCCGCTCGGCAGCTTCGCCCACCCGCCGGCCGGACTCAGCGCCGAGGACGAGTGGCCGTACCGCATCAGCCAGGGCCGCTTCCCCGCGTCCGTCGAGGCCAGGCTCGCGGCGCCGGACGGCACGTTCGCCCCGTGGGACGGACGGTCGGCGGGCGAGCTTGAGGTACGCGGCCCGTGGATCGCCAAGGCGTACTACGGGGGCTCCGACAGCGAACCCCTGTGTCCCGAGGACAAGTTCAGCCCCGACGGCTGGCTGCGCACCGGCGACGTCGGCGTGATCACCCCCGACGGCTATCTGACGCTCACCGACCGCGCCAAGGACGTCATCAAGTCCGGCGGCGAATGGATCTCCTCCGTGGAGCTGGAGAACGCGCTCATGGCACACGAGGCCGTCGCCGAGGCGGCGGTCGTGGCGGTGCCGGACGAGAAGTGGGGCGAGCGTCCGCTGGCCACCGTTGTCCTCAAGGAGGGCGCGGAAGACGTCGGTTACGAGGAGCTGCGGGCCTTCCTCGCCGAGCGGATCGCCCGCTGGCAGCTTCCCGAACGCTGGGCGGTCGTGCCCTCGGTGCCCAAGACGAGCGTGGGGAAGTTCGACAAGAAGGTGCTGCGCGGGCAGTACGCGGCGGGGGAGCTGGACGTCACCAAGCTCTGA
- a CDS encoding arsenate reductase/protein-tyrosine-phosphatase family protein, which produces MASSNQDTPAFVRLASHPLRWRLLAELAESDYRVRELVRLVGEPQNLVSYHLRLLRDGGLVTARRSSFDGRDSYYHLDLDRCADALTDAGAALHPALHRESAPHPRPADLRRSPRVGVLFVCTGNSARSPMAEALLNRRTGGRVEVASAGSRPKSRLHAKAVRVLHDEFGVDITDRRPRHWETLTGRRFDHVISLCDRAREVCPDFRGHPRRAHWSIPDPAAAGDADRIGYAAFQRTAAEIDTRITHLLPVLTATRS; this is translated from the coding sequence ATGGCGTCGTCGAATCAAGACACCCCGGCGTTCGTGCGGTTGGCCTCCCATCCGCTGCGATGGCGGCTGCTCGCCGAACTCGCGGAAAGCGACTATCGGGTCCGGGAGTTGGTGAGGCTGGTCGGGGAGCCGCAGAACCTGGTCTCCTACCACCTGCGGCTGCTGCGTGACGGCGGGCTGGTCACCGCCAGGCGCAGCAGCTTCGACGGCCGCGACAGCTACTACCACCTGGATCTGGACCGCTGCGCCGATGCGCTGACCGACGCCGGAGCCGCGCTGCACCCGGCTCTGCACCGGGAGTCCGCACCGCACCCACGCCCAGCGGACCTGCGGCGCTCGCCCCGCGTAGGCGTCCTGTTCGTATGCACAGGCAACAGCGCCCGCTCTCCGATGGCCGAGGCCCTGCTGAACCGCCGGACCGGTGGCCGAGTGGAGGTGGCCAGCGCCGGCAGCCGGCCGAAGTCCCGCCTCCATGCCAAGGCCGTACGGGTGCTGCACGACGAATTCGGCGTCGACATCACGGACCGGCGGCCCCGGCACTGGGAGACCCTGACCGGCCGCCGCTTCGATCACGTGATCAGCCTGTGCGACAGAGCCCGCGAGGTCTGCCCTGACTTTCGGGGCCATCCCCGGCGGGCGCACTGGAGCATCCCCGACCCCGCCGCGGCCGGTGACGCCGACCGGATCGGCTACGCCGCCTTCCAGCGCACCGCGGCCGAGATCGACACCCGCATCACACATCTGCTGCCCGTCCTCACAGCCACCCGCTCCTGA
- a CDS encoding HAD-IA family hydrolase, producing the protein MVEAMSLRDARILTFDVVGTLIDFEAGILACVHALDPAVGERVDDAEILARFARAEDAQQRRTPELPFTQMLAPIYTELAGDLGLPDPGAHGAALRASIPRWPAFPDAVRSLAWLRERFRLVALTNADNWATRHMATTLGEPFHDTVTAEDVGVNKPDSDVFAYCLGRQSVHGYVRTDYLHVAQSQYHDIGAAKRLGYRVCWIERRRGRAGTGATPATATITTPDYHYSSLAELAEAVADEAQGRPEP; encoded by the coding sequence GTGGTCGAAGCCATGTCGTTGCGTGACGCGCGCATCCTGACGTTCGACGTCGTGGGCACTCTGATCGACTTCGAGGCCGGAATCCTCGCCTGTGTCCATGCTCTCGACCCAGCCGTGGGCGAGCGCGTGGACGACGCCGAGATCCTCGCCCGCTTCGCGCGGGCGGAAGACGCACAGCAACGACGCACGCCTGAACTGCCGTTCACGCAGATGCTGGCACCGATCTACACGGAGCTCGCCGGGGATCTCGGTCTGCCCGATCCAGGTGCCCACGGCGCCGCGCTTCGCGCCTCGATCCCGCGCTGGCCGGCCTTTCCCGACGCGGTCCGCTCGCTCGCGTGGCTGCGGGAACGGTTCCGTCTGGTGGCGTTGACCAACGCCGACAACTGGGCCACGCGACACATGGCCACCACCCTCGGCGAGCCTTTTCACGACACCGTCACCGCCGAAGACGTGGGCGTGAACAAGCCCGACTCCGATGTGTTCGCATACTGCCTCGGCCGGCAAAGCGTGCATGGCTACGTCCGTACCGACTACCTGCATGTGGCGCAGAGCCAGTACCACGACATCGGTGCCGCCAAGCGCCTCGGCTACCGGGTCTGCTGGATCGAACGCCGACGCGGCCGGGCCGGGACTGGCGCCACCCCGGCTACGGCCACGATCACCACCCCCGACTACCACTACTCGTCGTTGGCCGAACTCGCCGAGGCGGTCGCAGACGAGGCGCAGGGCCGACCTGAGCCGTAG
- a CDS encoding zinc-binding dehydrogenase, with protein MRAASLRRSGLRTDPTQLELIGWSFGTHEDFAQVLRHIQAGELRPLLACTCPLHELRAAQEEFAEKHFFGKLVVIPDAGPAHH; from the coding sequence ATACGGGCGGCCAGCCTCAGACGGAGTGGGCTCCGCACTGATCCAACTCAGCTCGAACTCATCGGCTGGTCCTTCGGTACTCACGAGGACTTCGCCCAGGTCCTCCGTCACATCCAGGCAGGCGAACTGCGTCCGCTGCTCGCATGCACCTGCCCGCTGCACGAACTGCGAGCCGCACAGGAGGAGTTCGCCGAGAAGCACTTCTTCGGCAAGCTGGTCGTGATCCCGGACGCCGGACCGGCGCACCACTGA
- a CDS encoding PAS domain-containing protein, which yields MSRPSRGAARLAAILDALPDALLLVNCNGTVVNANTIALEAFEAPGTALVGRGLLDLLPEFDSKRIPGSMRRPDEAAAELEQRQRPTRMVARRTDGSEFYVEVTSANLEDGRTPYASAFEAAFADHGPGSGNSYTGDELLMLVVRDLTGTLDTEAELARQQRQTEMILRAASEGVIGVDTDGVIVLVNPAAAQILGYRAGELGGQELHSLVLHSRPDGNALPFEETTLSDTLKSGRKHRVRAGTVLWAKDGQAVPVDITTAPVRDGEQLVGAVVTFSDRRAHESLAARHEQLLAVLQDSLRGPLDQLRDELSGLAADPAGQLWPEANQILHHLAAGYTRMTTLVDNVLGYQRLDAGREKLRREMTSLDSVVANGVEGAVELIGPGRAQFAVHAPPIEAEVDGERLTTALAHLIADVAGVDATGNAPVAAPGLDTTIVVAAAQRGDVVRIEVRGPYDGGDPVHLPIVRGTVERHGGVLQTHEVPGAGGSAYVLEVPLKADTAGGADGAGASGGAAGGAGDTAAGQRGREGRENETTVMPVPAQPVRGTEAAAEAQGSGAAGAWTGTGDVSGAAPAAGIPDQFQARHARGPAPAHAQGAAHAQGQTPVQQEQQAEQSPSGQEEQAAAPTGRRRGRPSPAEAQQAQAQQSQAGQTQAGQVPQEQQQGDVDAAGVTVPQQAGAGRRSRRALASPTQGAEAEETGGGQQPQAQPGTGRRARRPVQGQQGQPAQSEPVAAQSAQPGSGDDGTGGGQPGGRRARRLAQAQGQAGGQAGGQAEGEQTPQGVQFAAPPGQPQPAEAQAVQNGAATTGNGAALPGAVAEDAAPGAQPVQQNGAHPQQVPAQPVPAQPVPAQPPQPAQSEEVPQEAEQQEEPQAVEHTVVAASPILGGGPLPQNMPQPRGLPMPGAPTAEEQASYETGHHRVQTLGQGIPVTPGMTERPGGQHSYGHSATHAPTPSPRQAHAPAPATAIPSTPSTPPGSGRRRKLAAPAQDGGPAAGRPGSRKAQAQGRAAPAAPGHAPGGGPGTGGGSGGGAGTPPPAREFSIGAPAAGTAEGPEPLDGPNSPVEMSNGRGVPVPPQAVDDELPPEPLDNPRRLLVWPEPDPATQQALSAHGYRPVIVHSREEVDSQISSYPAALFVDPLTGPITRTALQSLRSAAVAAEVPVMVTSGLGQATREAAYGADPAVLLKALAPRDSEQHPPRVLLIEERPPIAGAMAASLERRGIQVAHAPTDEAAVNVAAQMRPNLVVMDLMQVRTRRTGIIDWLRVNGLLSRTPFVVYTSEGMNPADLPRLATGETVLFLAERSTSQEVQQRIVDMLTKIGAN from the coding sequence GTGAGCAGGCCATCCCGAGGCGCTGCTCGTCTCGCCGCCATACTCGACGCGCTGCCCGATGCGTTGCTGCTGGTCAACTGCAACGGCACGGTGGTGAACGCCAACACCATCGCGCTCGAAGCGTTCGAGGCCCCCGGCACCGCATTGGTGGGACGAGGGCTGCTCGATCTGCTGCCCGAGTTCGATTCGAAGCGGATTCCGGGTTCGATGCGCAGGCCGGACGAGGCCGCCGCCGAGCTCGAACAGCGCCAGCGGCCGACCCGCATGGTGGCCAGGCGTACCGACGGCAGCGAGTTCTACGTCGAGGTCACGAGCGCCAATCTGGAGGACGGGCGCACGCCTTACGCCTCCGCGTTCGAGGCCGCCTTCGCGGATCACGGTCCCGGCAGCGGAAACTCCTACACGGGCGACGAGTTGCTGATGCTCGTCGTACGGGATCTCACGGGCACGCTCGACACCGAGGCCGAACTGGCGCGCCAGCAGCGGCAGACGGAGATGATCCTGCGGGCCGCGTCCGAGGGCGTCATCGGCGTGGACACCGACGGTGTGATCGTCCTCGTCAATCCGGCGGCGGCGCAGATCCTCGGATACCGGGCGGGTGAGCTAGGCGGTCAGGAGCTGCACTCGCTGGTGCTGCACTCACGTCCGGACGGCAACGCCCTGCCGTTCGAGGAGACGACCCTCAGCGACACCCTGAAGTCGGGGCGCAAGCACCGGGTGCGGGCGGGCACCGTGCTGTGGGCGAAGGACGGGCAGGCGGTGCCCGTCGACATCACGACGGCGCCGGTGCGCGACGGTGAGCAACTGGTCGGCGCGGTGGTGACCTTCAGCGACCGGCGGGCGCACGAGTCGCTTGCCGCACGGCACGAGCAGTTGCTGGCCGTGCTTCAGGATTCGCTGCGCGGGCCGCTGGATCAGTTGCGGGACGAGCTGTCGGGGCTGGCCGCCGACCCGGCGGGGCAGCTCTGGCCCGAGGCCAACCAGATCCTGCACCACCTGGCGGCCGGTTACACACGTATGACGACGCTCGTGGACAACGTGCTCGGCTATCAACGGCTCGACGCGGGGCGCGAGAAGCTGCGACGCGAGATGACGTCGCTGGACTCGGTCGTGGCGAACGGCGTCGAGGGCGCGGTGGAGCTGATCGGGCCCGGGCGGGCGCAGTTCGCGGTGCACGCGCCGCCGATCGAGGCGGAGGTCGACGGCGAGCGCCTGACGACGGCGCTGGCGCATCTGATCGCGGACGTGGCGGGCGTGGACGCGACGGGCAACGCACCCGTGGCGGCGCCCGGCCTGGACACGACGATCGTGGTCGCGGCGGCGCAGCGCGGCGATGTCGTACGGATCGAGGTGCGCGGGCCCTACGACGGCGGCGACCCGGTGCATCTGCCGATCGTGCGCGGCACGGTGGAGCGGCACGGCGGTGTGCTTCAGACGCATGAGGTGCCGGGGGCGGGCGGCAGTGCGTATGTACTGGAGGTGCCGCTCAAGGCGGACACGGCCGGGGGCGCGGACGGCGCCGGTGCCTCGGGCGGCGCGGCGGGCGGTGCCGGTGACACGGCCGCCGGTCAGCGGGGCCGCGAGGGCCGGGAGAACGAGACGACGGTGATGCCCGTGCCCGCGCAGCCGGTGCGCGGTACGGAGGCGGCGGCCGAGGCGCAGGGCTCGGGGGCGGCCGGGGCGTGGACCGGTACGGGCGATGTGTCGGGGGCGGCGCCTGCCGCGGGCATTCCGGACCAGTTCCAGGCGCGGCATGCGCGGGGTCCGGCTCCCGCGCACGCGCAGGGGGCCGCACATGCGCAGGGGCAGACACCCGTGCAGCAGGAGCAGCAGGCCGAGCAGTCGCCGTCCGGGCAGGAGGAGCAGGCGGCGGCGCCGACGGGACGCCGTCGTGGGCGTCCGAGCCCGGCCGAGGCGCAGCAGGCTCAGGCCCAGCAGAGTCAGGCGGGGCAGACCCAGGCGGGGCAGGTTCCGCAGGAGCAGCAGCAAGGGGACGTGGACGCGGCCGGTGTGACCGTTCCCCAGCAGGCGGGCGCGGGACGCCGGTCGCGGCGTGCGCTCGCGTCGCCGACGCAGGGCGCGGAGGCCGAGGAGACCGGGGGCGGACAGCAGCCGCAGGCGCAGCCCGGTACGGGCCGCAGAGCACGCCGGCCCGTACAGGGCCAGCAGGGACAGCCCGCGCAGTCAGAACCCGTGGCGGCGCAGTCCGCACAGCCCGGGTCGGGCGACGACGGCACCGGCGGCGGGCAGCCCGGCGGGCGCAGAGCACGCAGACTCGCGCAGGCGCAGGGCCAGGCGGGAGGCCAGGCGGGAGGCCAGGCGGAGGGCGAACAGACGCCGCAGGGCGTGCAGTTCGCGGCACCGCCCGGTCAGCCGCAGCCGGCCGAAGCGCAGGCCGTGCAGAACGGCGCGGCCACCACCGGCAACGGCGCGGCCCTCCCTGGAGCCGTCGCCGAGGACGCGGCGCCCGGCGCGCAGCCCGTCCAGCAGAACGGCGCACACCCCCAGCAGGTGCCCGCCCAGCCCGTACCGGCACAGCCCGTGCCGGCCCAGCCCCCGCAGCCCGCGCAGAGCGAAGAGGTGCCGCAGGAGGCCGAACAGCAGGAAGAGCCCCAGGCGGTGGAGCACACGGTGGTCGCCGCCAGCCCCATCCTGGGCGGCGGCCCGCTGCCGCAGAACATGCCGCAGCCGCGCGGGCTGCCGATGCCCGGCGCCCCCACCGCCGAGGAGCAGGCCTCCTACGAGACGGGCCACCACCGGGTGCAGACCCTCGGCCAGGGCATTCCGGTCACGCCGGGGATGACGGAACGGCCGGGCGGTCAGCACTCATACGGCCACTCGGCCACCCATGCGCCTACGCCCTCGCCTCGTCAGGCACACGCTCCGGCGCCTGCGACGGCCATACCGTCCACTCCGTCCACGCCGCCCGGCTCCGGAAGGCGCCGCAAGCTGGCCGCGCCCGCGCAGGACGGCGGCCCCGCGGCGGGTCGTCCCGGCAGCCGCAAGGCTCAGGCGCAGGGACGCGCCGCCCCCGCGGCCCCGGGGCATGCGCCCGGCGGCGGTCCTGGAACCGGTGGAGGCTCCGGCGGCGGGGCCGGGACTCCGCCCCCCGCACGGGAGTTCAGCATCGGGGCGCCCGCGGCGGGCACGGCCGAGGGACCCGAGCCGCTCGACGGACCGAACAGCCCGGTGGAGATGAGCAACGGCCGAGGCGTGCCCGTACCGCCGCAGGCCGTCGACGACGAGCTGCCGCCCGAGCCGCTGGACAATCCGCGGCGGCTGCTGGTGTGGCCCGAACCGGACCCCGCCACGCAGCAGGCGCTGTCCGCGCACGGCTACCGTCCCGTCATCGTGCACTCGCGGGAGGAGGTCGACTCCCAGATCTCGTCGTATCCCGCGGCGCTCTTCGTCGATCCGCTCACCGGCCCGATCACCCGCACCGCGCTTCAGTCGCTGCGTTCGGCGGCCGTGGCGGCCGAGGTTCCGGTGATGGTCACCTCGGGGCTGGGACAGGCGACGCGTGAGGCGGCTTACGGAGCCGACCCGGCGGTGCTCCTCAAGGCGCTGGCGCCGCGCGACAGCGAGCAGCACCCTCCGCGTGTGCTGCTGATCGAGGAGCGTCCGCCGATCGCGGGCGCGATGGCGGCGTCGCTGGAGCGTCGCGGCATCCAGGTCGCGCATGCGCCGACGGACGAGGCGGCGGTGAACGTCGCGGCGCAGATGCGGCCGAATCTCGTGGTGATGGATCTGATGCAGGTACGTACTCGGCGTACGGGCATCATCGACTGGCTGCGGGTGAACGGGCTGCTGAGCCGCACCCCGTTCGTCGTCTACACCTCCGAAGGCATGAACCCCGCGGACCTGCCGCGGCTGGCGACCGGAGAGACGGTTCTCTTCCTCGCCGAGCGTTCGACGAGCCAGGAGGTGCAGCAGCGCATCGTGGACATGCTGACGAAGATCGGCGCCAACTGA